The Streptomyces europaeiscabiei genome window below encodes:
- a CDS encoding DUF5324 family protein, translated as MTRIDSVRAATGSAKDSVLHAAEVVAPYADTAKDKASHYAHEARVLIAPKVSQAAEQARVQYGALVVPRLEQARTHVPPKVDYAAHEAAVRTRKAARQAADYSRPRIEQAVAAAGPVREEATARSVAALAALRGQVSPQQIQKLVRRQQRRARLGSAVKGLAVLGVLAGGAFAAWKWWDKQANPDWLVEPPAATEVSDPGRLSSVDGSGQSALDPEVQAKQAEEEAADRDDHR; from the coding sequence GTGACCCGCATCGACAGCGTGCGCGCCGCGACCGGCTCGGCCAAGGACAGCGTGCTGCACGCCGCGGAAGTGGTGGCGCCCTACGCCGACACGGCAAAGGACAAGGCCTCGCACTACGCGCACGAGGCACGCGTACTGATCGCGCCGAAGGTGTCACAGGCTGCGGAACAGGCACGCGTCCAGTACGGCGCCCTTGTCGTCCCGCGCCTGGAGCAGGCCCGCACGCATGTGCCGCCGAAGGTCGACTACGCGGCCCATGAAGCCGCCGTCCGCACCCGCAAGGCGGCCCGCCAGGCCGCCGACTACTCCCGTCCCCGCATCGAACAGGCCGTGGCCGCCGCCGGCCCCGTCCGCGAGGAGGCCACCGCCCGCAGTGTCGCGGCGCTGGCCGCCCTGCGCGGACAGGTCTCGCCCCAGCAGATCCAGAAGCTGGTCCGCAGGCAGCAGCGCCGCGCGAGGCTCGGTAGCGCCGTCAAGGGCCTGGCCGTGCTGGGCGTCCTGGCGGGCGGCGCCTTCGCCGCCTGGAAGTGGTGGGACAAGCAGGCCAACCCCGACTGGCTGGTCGAGCCTCCCGCCGCCACCGAGGTCTCCGACCCCGGTCGCCTGTCCTCCGTCGACGGCAGCGGCCAGTCCGCCCTCGACCCCGAGGTCCAGGCCAAGCAGGCCGAGGAGGAGGCCGCCGACCGCGACGACCACCGCTGA